The genomic region GCAGTAATCAGGACCATGGAATCCGGATCGGAAAGCGCGAACGCTGGAGCGGACGACAGGACGACCAAAAGGAGGCGGGCGATGAAGCGAAAAACACTCACGACCGCGCTTTGGTGAGGCCGCACGCACGGGCTACCGCGTCGCGATAGGCGTGCCAGAGCGTCAGACATTTCTTGAGGCAGGAAAGAATCGCCCGCTGCTGGGCGCTTGTCACGGCGTAATTGACCACCATATCGTAGGCGTCGTGACGATGCCCTGCTTCCACCATTTGATGGGCACGGATCAGGTCCATGCAGTCCGGCGACAGCCCGTAGTGCTTGACCAGAGCATGCTCGCCGATGACCGACTCCACTTCCTCGGCGGTCTTGGGTTTCGACGGCTCGGCAAGTTCCTTTCGGTCTTTGACGCTTCCCTCGACGAACACCGTCATCGCGGCCGCTCCGACCAGCCAGGCTCGATTGTCCGACGCCCGTTCGAGCCATGCCCGATACTGTTTGGCCGCCGGAAGCAGGCGAACATCTTCGAAATCCCGTTCCATATAACCGAGGCCGCTCATCATGCTCAGAAACAAGTCGGGATGCGACTTGCCTAACGAGAGACCGCCGGTATCTTCTTCGTAAATATTTTCGGCCAACATTCGTCTGACGCCGGGCGGGGGATTGTGTCCATGGATGCGCGCGAGCAACACGGGAAAATCCCGGACGTACACTTCGTACTCCTGTTGAAAGTGCCGCTTCAGTCGGTCGACAGGAACCGCTCCCTTGGCAAAAAACGGCCAGGCCCAGTGATCTTTTCGATCCATGATGCGGAGGATTTCCTCTTGAAATCTCGCTTTGGTCATGCGTTTCACCATACGGGTTGCCTTCCTGGCCGCCGACTCATTACAATTCGTCACGGAGCGGCGAAATGAAACCGGTCACTGTCCAGAATCCCGAGGAAATTTTGACGATGCTTGCCGACGTGGCGCTTCGGGGAACCGGGTTCGTCACCGAATGTCTCCTGGACTACGTTTTGGACGAAGGGTTTACGGAGCCGATTTACTTCAACGCAAGCGGGGAGGACCCGGAAGCCTATTTCAAGGGTCAATCGCCGGCGTGGGCCGTGTATCAGGTGCGTGAATGGAAACGGGTCCTGACCGTTTCCGGAGGACCGGGCAAGGCGCGCCGAGTCCAAATTACGGAAACTCCCTAGAAGAATAGAATTGAGTCTACGGTGAGGCGACTGAAAAAGCAACGAATCGGAGAAGTGCCGCCCGTCTGCGCCTGATCACGCGGAGATCGACGAATGAGCCTTATTCGGATTGCGGAGCCTTTTACGCCGGGCGAGTTGGTGATGCTGCAGAGTTTGCTGGACGGAAGCGGTATCGAATACGTTCTTCGTCATGCGAACATCGGCAGTTTGTATCCCGGCATTCCAGCGCTTACGTCCCAAGTGTTCGTCGACGAGCGCGACGTCGCTCGGGCGGAGCACTTGCTGAGTCGCCTGAGATTGGAGCTTCGCGAGGTGCCTCAAGCTGCACCGGATAACGGCTAGCTTGAGGGTTTGGGTATGTGGGGATTGGATGGCCCCTGAGCGGGAAGACGCTCACCCGATCCTTGAAACCACCCGCCGATCAATGTCCCTTCCTCGAAGTAGAGATAGCGGTGCTTCACGACGGCCGTACTCTCCCAGTCTTCGAATATCCATTCCTCCTGCCTGATTCCGTCCTTGGTAAACGTCGTATTGATCGTCTGCGGACCACCCCAGGATTGGAGAACCTGCTCCTTGGACATGCCGACCATGACGCGATGCTCGGCAATGTGGTTCTGAAAACTGGGGTCTCTTATCTGGACGATAAGCGGCCACACGACCATCAGCAGCGCAAACAGGGTCAACCCTGCGTAAATGGCAATGCGGACCGGACGCTGCCGGATAAAGGAAACCGGTTCGGAATCGTGAGAGGACGAGGACGACATGTTTTCCGTCAAAAAAGTCTCTTGAGCCATACCGGGATGCTCGCCGGTTGTGAAACAGGCGCGCGAATCCTAACAATCACCTGCGGAGGGCGTCAAGAGATGCGGACGCAAGATTGAAGGACGGGGAGGACACCGCATCAGTCGGCGTACTGGGGGACCGGGATTTTCTTGGCCTGAGTTTGCCGGGGCGGGGCCGGTTGCTGCAGGAATTCCTTGGAATAAGGATTCATGACGGGATCATGCGTATGGCGTTGCCGCCGCTTGACCAGTTCAATGCTTTGCGTGCCGATCTCCAGCCGATCGACCGGCGATTTGATGGTCAACGGATCCGGCAAGCCTTGCAGCGAAAATAATTGGTAGGCGAGGGTCCAATCCAGCTGGTCCTTGGCG from Nitrospira japonica harbors:
- a CDS encoding TenA family transcriptional regulator, with amino-acid sequence MTKARFQEEILRIMDRKDHWAWPFFAKGAVPVDRLKRHFQQEYEVYVRDFPVLLARIHGHNPPPGVRRMLAENIYEEDTGGLSLGKSHPDLFLSMMSGLGYMERDFEDVRLLPAAKQYRAWLERASDNRAWLVGAAAMTVFVEGSVKDRKELAEPSKPKTAEEVESVIGEHALVKHYGLSPDCMDLIRAHQMVEAGHRHDAYDMVVNYAVTSAQQRAILSCLKKCLTLWHAYRDAVARACGLTKARS
- a CDS encoding putative signal transducing protein, which produces MSLIRIAEPFTPGELVMLQSLLDGSGIEYVLRHANIGSLYPGIPALTSQVFVDERDVARAEHLLSRLRLELREVPQAAPDNG